From the Alloalcanivorax dieselolei B5 genome, one window contains:
- the hrcA gene encoding heat-inducible transcriptional repressor HrcA, giving the protein MELNERKQRLLMALVERHIRDGQPVGSKTLAQGGGLAVSPATIRNIMAELEDLGLLISPHTSAGRVPTERGYRLYVDTLLASSAMRSPDHQQLRDELRQLLAPDQSPQELVSQASRTLAELTRMAGLVAAPRRQVSTLRQVEFLPLSGQRVLVILVVNRSEVQNRIIHTAREYDESELRQAANYINYTYGGCDLDAICDGLLSTMAADRAQMDALMQTTLDVAGQALRQSGDEESDYVVSGESNLLDSAEADSIDKLRDLFNAFNHKRDILHLLERSMKADGVQIFIGRESGYQPFEEYSLVSAPYRLENGPVGVLAVVGPTRMDYEKVIPTVDITARILSAALNQL; this is encoded by the coding sequence CTGGTGGAACGTCACATCCGTGACGGTCAGCCAGTGGGCTCGAAAACCCTGGCCCAGGGGGGCGGCCTGGCGGTAAGCCCGGCAACCATCCGCAATATCATGGCGGAACTGGAGGATCTGGGGTTATTGATCAGTCCCCACACTTCGGCGGGCCGGGTGCCCACCGAGCGGGGCTACCGCCTTTATGTGGATACGCTGCTGGCCTCGAGCGCCATGCGCAGCCCGGATCACCAGCAGTTGCGTGACGAATTGCGCCAGTTGCTGGCGCCGGATCAATCGCCGCAGGAGTTGGTGTCCCAGGCGTCCCGCACTCTGGCGGAACTGACCCGCATGGCCGGTCTGGTGGCGGCGCCAAGGCGCCAGGTCAGCACGCTGCGGCAGGTGGAGTTCCTGCCGCTGTCCGGTCAACGCGTGCTGGTGATTCTGGTGGTGAACCGTTCCGAGGTGCAGAACCGTATCATCCATACCGCCCGCGAGTACGATGAGAGTGAATTGCGCCAGGCCGCCAACTACATCAATTACACCTACGGCGGTTGTGACCTGGACGCCATCTGTGACGGCCTGTTGAGCACCATGGCGGCGGATCGGGCGCAGATGGACGCACTGATGCAGACCACCCTCGACGTGGCCGGTCAGGCCTTGAGGCAGTCCGGGGACGAAGAGTCCGATTACGTGGTGTCCGGGGAATCCAATCTGCTGGATTCCGCCGAGGCCGACAGCATCGACAAGCTGCGCGATCTGTTCAATGCCTTCAACCACAAGCGCGATATCCTGCACTTGCTGGAGCGCAGCATGAAAGCCGATGGCGTGCAGATCTTCATTGGCAGGGAGTCCGGCTACCAGCCGTTCGAGGAGTATTCGCTGGTGTCGGCGCCGTATCGGCTGGAAAACGGCCCGGTGGGCGTGCTGGCCGTGGTCGGTCCCACCCGCATGGACTATGAAAAAGTCATCCCCACCGTCGATATCACCGCCCGCATCCTGTCCGCCGCCCTCAATCAACTGTAG